Within the Rhizobium grahamii genome, the region CGACATCTATGCCGGCCCCTCGACCCGCTACTGTCCGGCAGGCGTCTACGAATGGGTGGAGAAGGATGGCCAAGAGACCTACGTCATCAACGCCCAGAACTGCGTCCACTGCAAGACCTGCGACATCAAGGACCCTAACCAGAACATCAACTGGGTCCCGCCGCAGGGCGGCGAAGGCCCGGTCTATCCGAATATGTAGGATGCAGAGATGAGCAGCGCCTGCACTATACGACGGGCGCGCCTCGATGAACTGCCGCGCCTGACCGAGATCGAAATCGACGCCTTTGCAACGCTTGCGGCGGCACTCGGCGTCGCCCACGAGGCGCATGCCCTGGCGCGGGAAGTGCTGCGGGGATCGCTGAATGCGGGCCTTCTCCTGGTCGCCGCTGACGAAGGCGACCAGCCGGTTGGCTTTCTCGCGGCGGAAGAAGTCGACGACGCGCTCTACATTATTGAACTGGACGTCTGTCGGGAATGGCAGCGCAAGGGTGTCGGACGGCAGCTCATATCTGCTGCGATTGCGTTGGCCCGAACACGCCAGCTATCGTCCCTGACGCTCACCACCGATCGCCACGTTCCGTTCAACGCACCGTTCTATGCCTCGCTCGGCTTCGTGCTACCGGGTTCCGAGGCAATGCCCCAGTTCCTTCGGAAGAAGCTGGAGCACGAAGTTTCTGTCGGGATGGATGCGGAGCGACGCGCCGCGATGGTTCTCACTCTCTGACTGCCTGACCTGATAAAGGCTTGAGCCGGCGGATTGGCCCCAGCTCAAGCGATCGAGCATTATTGTTTGCGCGAGGCGATACCGGTCGAGAGCGCCACGCCGAGCCCGGTGATGACGGCTGCGGCAATCTCCGTGACGCCGATCTCTTCCCCAAGCAGCATGCCGCCGCCGATCGTTGCCAGCACCGGCGTGATCGCCGTGAAGGCCGCTGCCTGTGTGCCGCCGAGCGCGTGGACGGCGAGGCCGTAGGCGACAGCCGCGGCAAGGCCGGAAAGAACGCCCTGGCTCAACACCTGCAGTCCGATTTCACCAAGCGGCGCACTGGCGATCGAGGTGCCGAAGACGATGGCCAGGCCGACATGGATCAGGAAGGACCAGATCGCGATGAGTGCGCTCGCCTGGACGGCAGTCAGGCCGGATCGGCGGAAGGCATGCGTGTAGCTCGCCCACAGAATTGCTCCCATCGGCAGCAGGACGAAGCTGCTCCACGGCAGGGTGGTGCCCGCAAGGCTGCGCGCCAGCAGGATGGCAACGCCCGCTACAATCCCGGCGAGGCCGAGGACCCGCATGAAATCGGGGCGTTCCCGGAAGACCACGACGCCGATCAGGGCGGTCGCGAGCGGCATTGAGCCGCCGAGCAGAATGCCGGCGGCGGACGCCGGCGTGGAGTGAATGGCCGACGTGGTCAGCTGGAAGAACACTGCACCCGCGCCCGCAACCATCGTGGCAAGCCGGCCGAGCGGAACGCCCTTCGGCATCAGGCCGATCTTCAGCCAGACAGGCGCCAGCACGAGGGCTGGAACGCCGTAGCGGATCAGGCCGATATCAACAGTCGTAAGTTGCGTCGCTGCGCTGTGGCGCGTCGCGAGGATCCATGCGGCCCAGATGAGGACCGTTACGACCGCACCGGCATATCCGACTGTCGTCGAGGTGGATTTCTCGTTGTTGGTGAAGGTTACGGCACTCATCGGTGTCTCCTCTCAAGATCGTCCGGAGCTGTCCGGTTGAAAGAAGATTAGGCGGAAATGGCGCGGCATGTCCTTGCTATCTCTGCCACCAGAAGTCTAGTGTGAGCAACTATCTGCTAAGATGCCATAAGGATTTTATCGAACATGCCAAATCTGGATAAATTCGATCTGGCGATCCTCAGGTGTCTTCAGGAGGATGCGCGCGCCACCAACGTGGAGATCGCCGAAAAGGTGAACCTGTCGCCATCGCCCTGCCTGCGTCGAATCCGCAATCTCGAAAAGACCGGCGTCATCCGCGGCTACCGTGCCGATATCGACCGCAAGGAAGTCGGTCTCGGCTTGACGGTTTTCGTCGAGCTGAAGGTCGCCCATCACACCCGCGAGAACGCGCAGGCGCAGGAGGCGGCGCTGCTCGCCATCCCCGAAGTCGTCTCGTGCTTTCTGATTTCGGGAACCGCCGACTTTCTGGCGGAAGTCGTGGTCGAGGATCTGGCGGCTTACGAGCGGTTGCTGACTGACACGCTGCTGACCTTGCCGAACGTCAGCGACATCCGCTCGAACTTCGCCATCCGCAGCATGAAGACCCACGGCGCGCTGAAGCTGCCCCAGTCGAAATGAAAACGGGGCCGAACTGGCCCCGTTTCATGCTTAGAGTAGCGTCCCGCTGAGGATCATCAGCGCGACGGAGAAGTAGATCACCAGCCCGCTCACATCGACGAGGGTCGCGACGAACGGGGCCGAGGCACTGGCCGGATCGAGCTTCAGTCTCTGCAGCACGAAAGGCAGCATGGAGCCGGCCAGCGACCCGAAGGTGACGATGCCGATCAACGCCGCGAAGATCGTCACGCCGACGAGGACCCAGTGCTCGCCGTAGTCGTAGAGCCCGATGCTCTGCCAGAGCACGATGCGGGCGAAGCCGACGAGACCGAGGATCGCGCCGAGCACGATGCCGGTCGGCAGTTCGCGCAGCAGGACGCGCCACCAGTCGGAGAGCTTGAGTTCCCCGAGCGCCAGCGCCCGGATGATCAGCGACGTGGCCTGCGACCCGCTATTGCCGCCCGAGCTCATGATCAGCGGTACGAACAGCGTCAGCACGATTGCCTTCTCCAGTTCGCCTTCGAAGTGCTGCATGGCGCTTGCTGTCAGCATCTCGCCGAGGAATAGAGCACTGAGCCAGCCCGCGCGCTTGCGGATCATGCCGACGAAGCCGATCTTCATGTACGGCTTGCCAAGCGCTTCCATGCCGCCGAACTTCTGGGCGTCTTCGGTCTGGTCGGCGATCATCGTGTCGATCACGTCATCGACCGTGACGATGCCAAGCATGTGGCCATCTTCGTTGACGACGGGAAGGGCCAGTAGATTATGCTTGCGGATCAGCCGGGCGACATCTTCCTGCGTCATCAGCGGATCGGCACGCACAACCCCTTCCTTCTGCGCAACAGTCAGGACGGATTCACCGGGCTCACCGGTGATGAGGCGGCGGAGCGTGACGACGCTGGTCAGCACGCGGCTGACCGCATCGAGCACATAGATGGCATAGACCGTCTCGCGTGAGCGCTCGACCTTGCGGACATGCTCCAGCGTCTGCTCGACCGTCCACGTGTCGGGCACGCTGACGAACTCCGTGGTCATGATGCTGCCGGCCGTACGGGGCGGGTAGCCCATCAGGTGCTGGACGGCGAGGCAGGTCGTGCGATCAAGCCGCGAAAACAGGTGGGCGCGAGCGTCCTCGTTCATTTCCTGAAAGAGGTCGGCAACACGGTCGTTCGCCAGTGCATTCAGCAGCCGGGCAGCGTCTTCCGCTGGCATGTCGGCAAGGATTGCTGCTGCGTGATGCAACTCGGGTCGGCCGAGAATACGCACGGCCTTCTGCTGCGGCAGCGTAACCAGGATTGCTGCTGCTTCGGATACTTCAAGTGTGTTCAACTGCTCGACGCGCTCGGCCGTTGTGATCGGTCCGAGGTGATCGCTGCTGAAGAAACGAGCGGCATGGCCCGCCCGCAGAGGGAAGCGATTGATGTTCATAAGCTCGCCTTTCCGTCGATCCGCCGTAGCGTCCAACGGGCGAGCCCGACAGAGTCAGGTCAGCGCACGAGGGCCGCGTACGGCAAAGGCAATCGACTGCTACTGTCGCTTGGCATCGTGATGATGGCTCCGTTGATATCCGCGGAAAGCTAGCGCCTTCCACGTAAGGCTGTAGGTGGTCTCAAACGTCGGAAAAGTCAAGCACCCTAGATGCTTAACGCCAGAATGCCGCACCCGCTGGATGCGCCATTCCGGTATTGGTTTTCGGGCGATGCCGATGACCCGGCATTGAGGCGAACTCAGAAGCCTTCCAGAACGACCTTTCCCTTCATCTTGCCGCTTTCCACCATCGCATGGGCAACCTTGAGGTTTGCGGCATTGATCGTTCCGGCGGTTTCGTTGAGCGTGGTCTTGATCTGCCCGGCATCGACCAAGTTGGCGATGGTGTTCAAAAGCCGATGCTGCTCGATCATGTCGGGCGTGTCGAAGAGCGGCCGTGTGAACATCAGTTCCCAGTGAATCGAGACCGCCTTGCGCTTGAAGGGCATCACGTCGAGCGCCTTGGGGTCGTCGATCAGCGCAAAACGCCCCTGCGGCGCGATGGCATCCACGATATCCGCCAGATGATCGCTTGTGTTGGTCGTCGAGAAGATGAAGCCCGGTGCGCCGATGCCGAGCGCCGCGACCTGCTTGGCGATCGGCTTTGAATGATCGATGACGTGGTGCGCTCCGAGTTGCTTCACCCAGTCTTGTGTTTCCGGTCGGGACGCGGTTGCGATAACCGTGAGATCTGTCAGCGCGCGGGCGATCTGGATGGCGATCGAGCCCACGCCGC harbors:
- a CDS encoding GNAT family N-acetyltransferase, which produces MSSACTIRRARLDELPRLTEIEIDAFATLAAALGVAHEAHALAREVLRGSLNAGLLLVAADEGDQPVGFLAAEEVDDALYIIELDVCREWQRKGVGRQLISAAIALARTRQLSSLTLTTDRHVPFNAPFYASLGFVLPGSEAMPQFLRKKLEHEVSVGMDAERRAAMVLTL
- a CDS encoding DMT family transporter, yielding MSAVTFTNNEKSTSTTVGYAGAVVTVLIWAAWILATRHSAATQLTTVDIGLIRYGVPALVLAPVWLKIGLMPKGVPLGRLATMVAGAGAVFFQLTTSAIHSTPASAAGILLGGSMPLATALIGVVVFRERPDFMRVLGLAGIVAGVAILLARSLAGTTLPWSSFVLLPMGAILWASYTHAFRRSGLTAVQASALIAIWSFLIHVGLAIVFGTSIASAPLGEIGLQVLSQGVLSGLAAAVAYGLAVHALGGTQAAAFTAITPVLATIGGGMLLGEEIGVTEIAAAVITGLGVALSTGIASRKQ
- a CDS encoding Lrp/AsnC family transcriptional regulator, which produces MPNLDKFDLAILRCLQEDARATNVEIAEKVNLSPSPCLRRIRNLEKTGVIRGYRADIDRKEVGLGLTVFVELKVAHHTRENAQAQEAALLAIPEVVSCFLISGTADFLAEVVVEDLAAYERLLTDTLLTLPNVSDIRSNFAIRSMKTHGALKLPQSK
- the mgtE gene encoding magnesium transporter gives rise to the protein MNINRFPLRAGHAARFFSSDHLGPITTAERVEQLNTLEVSEAAAILVTLPQQKAVRILGRPELHHAAAILADMPAEDAARLLNALANDRVADLFQEMNEDARAHLFSRLDRTTCLAVQHLMGYPPRTAGSIMTTEFVSVPDTWTVEQTLEHVRKVERSRETVYAIYVLDAVSRVLTSVVTLRRLITGEPGESVLTVAQKEGVVRADPLMTQEDVARLIRKHNLLALPVVNEDGHMLGIVTVDDVIDTMIADQTEDAQKFGGMEALGKPYMKIGFVGMIRKRAGWLSALFLGEMLTASAMQHFEGELEKAIVLTLFVPLIMSSGGNSGSQATSLIIRALALGELKLSDWWRVLLRELPTGIVLGAILGLVGFARIVLWQSIGLYDYGEHWVLVGVTIFAALIGIVTFGSLAGSMLPFVLQRLKLDPASASAPFVATLVDVSGLVIYFSVALMILSGTLL
- a CDS encoding zinc-binding alcohol dehydrogenase family protein, with amino-acid sequence MRAVGYKTPQPISAETSLIDIELPVPDATGHDILVEVKAVSVNPVDVKVRAGVTPPDGQAKILGWDAAGVVKAVGPDVSLFKVGDEVFYAGSIARQGSNAEFQLVDERIVGHKPKTLDFAAAAALPLTSITAYETLFDRLKVRDVVPGAAKAILIIGGAGGVGSIAIQIARALTDLTVIATASRPETQDWVKQLGAHHVIDHSKPIAKQVAALGIGAPGFIFSTTNTSDHLADIVDAIAPQGRFALIDDPKALDVMPFKRKAVSIHWELMFTRPLFDTPDMIEQHRLLNTIANLVDAGQIKTTLNETAGTINAANLKVAHAMVESGKMKGKVVLEGF